GCGCTGGTCTGATTCCCCCATAGCGCCTGATCGTGATACACGAAGAAGCGATCGCGGTCGATCAGGTTCGTCTGCGCGTTGTAGCTGTAACTCTCCGAGTTCAGCCAACGCCGATCGGCATGAAAGTAGTAGGCCATGTTCTGCAAGGTGACGGCGTCGGAGACCTTCCACTTCAGATACGCCTGCGGCCACACCTGACGCGAGTCGATGCTGGCATCGGCCACGTTGTAGTTGTTGCGGCGGGTGGCGCCATCGACGACCTCGCCGTTGGGCGCGCGCAGGATGCCGTTGATGGGGTTGCGCGCCACATCGGCCGGCACCAGCGGTGTGCCGAAGTAGGTCGACGGCTGGTCCTTTGCGTAATCCAGCGAAAATTGCGCACTGATGTCTTCGCGCGGATGCCAGAGCAGCGACACGGTGGCATTGAGCGCGCTGGAATCGGCGCCGTGCACATAGCCATCGGAAGACACCCGGCTGATGTCGGCGCGGTACGCCCAGTCGTCGTTGATGCCGCCACCGGCACCGACGCCGAACACCCGGCCGCCGTAGCTGGACGCGCCCAGCAGCGCTTCGTATTGCGCGGGCCCGAAGGTCGGCGCCTTGTTGGTCACGTTGACCGCGCCGCCCACCGCCCCCTGGCCGTAGATCACCGACGCCGGGCCTTTCAACACTTCGACCGATTGCAGGTTGAAGGTGTTCTGCGGCCGGTTGGTCATGTTCGACGGCCCCAGATACAGGCCGTTGTGCAAGATGGTGATCTGCCCGTCGGTGAAGCCGCGCATCGAGAACGTCGCCGGATTTCCCGGCGAGCCGCCGGTGTTGATGCCCGGCAGGCTCTCGGCGGCCTTTTCCACGCTGCGCAGGCCGCGCGCGTCGATCGCAGCCGCGTTGATCGCATCCAGCGTCCCCGGGGTCTCACGTGCAGACAGATTGAGCCGGCTGCCGGTTGGGGTGAACTGCTCCAGCGAACGCAGGCGCCCGCTCACCACCACCTGGTCCAGCGTGGTCGCCTGCGTGGCTTGCGTTGTCTCTGCCTGCTGCGCGCGTGCGGTACCGATACAGCCCAGTGCAGCGGCGATTGACAAGGACAGCAGCGTGGCTTGCGTGCACGTCATGCGCATTCTCCAGATAGGCAGGTGGGGAGGGCCGGCGCGCGCGTCTCAGCGTTGCCGCGCAACGCCGAAACGCTGCGAGAGGTAGGCGCGGATGGCGGCCTCGTCGTCGATCACGCGGTAGTGCCCAACCGGTTTGCTGGCGGCCGCCGCGGCATCGGCGGCGGCCAGCACCAGCACCGGCAGCGACTGGTGCTGCTCGCCCAGCAGATCGACCAGCACCTGCCTGGGCCGCGGGAACGCCAGCCGCCGGATCTCCAGCCCATCGGCAATGGCCGGGGCGAGGCTGAGCAAGCCTTCGATGGCAATGCAGTCACCGCAGTAGAAGGGGCCATCGCCATCGACCGTAAATGCGGCCTCGGCCAGGAATAAGGTGTCGCACATCAACGGGTTACTCACCGATCGCTCTCCAGGGGAAGGTGCAAACCGGCCAATGGCTCAGTTCGCATGACAAAGACCATGTGCCCATGTTGCGCAGCAGCAGGCGATGGGTGAAAGTGGCGTAAACGCCATCTATCGGTCATTTCATGCCAACTTCCAGACGCCGCGCACGTCGCGATGGGTTACCGCCACTGGTGGTGGTGGTGGCGTACGACCAGCTGGGCTTGTTCGAATTCGGCATCACCACCGAAATCTTCGGATTGCCGCGCCCGGAAGTGGGCCCGGGCTGGTACCGGTTCGCCATTGCAGCGGCCGAGCCCGGCCCGCTGCGCGCGCTGGGTGGGCTTCGCCTGGAGGTGGACGGCGGACTGGATCTTCTCGACGCTGCACACACCATCATCGTTCCCAGCTGGAGGGATACCAGTACGCCGGCACCGGGTGCGCTGATCAAGGCGTTGCAACGTGCGCACAAGCGAAAGACACGGATCGTGTCGATCTGCGCCGGCGCCTTCGTGCTGGCCCAGGCCGGTCTGTTGCACGGACGCAGGGCCACCACGCACTGGCGCAACGCCGAGATGCTGGCCAACCATTACCCGCAGATCACCGTCGAGCCAGGCGTGCTCTACGTCGATGAGGGCGACATCCTGACCTCGGCCGGCAGTGCCGCCGGCATCGATCTATGCCTGCATATCGTGCGCGCCGACTTCGGCCCGGCGGTGGCCAACCAGGTCGCCAAACGGCTGGTGATGCCGGTACACCGCGACGGCGGGCAGGCCCAGTTCATCGACCGGCCGGTGCCGCCGATCCACGAAAGCGCCCGGCTTGGGCCGCTGCTGGACCGCATCGCGCAGGATCTCACCGCCAATCACAGCGTCGATGCCCTGGCCGACGCCGCCGGCATGAGCCGCAGGACCTTCCTGAGGCGGTTTCAGGCCACCAC
The window above is part of the Xanthomonas campestris pv. badrii genome. Proteins encoded here:
- a CDS encoding TonB-dependent receptor; the protein is MTCTQATLLSLSIAAALGCIGTARAQQAETTQATQATTLDQVVVSGRLRSLEQFTPTGSRLNLSARETPGTLDAINAAAIDARGLRSVEKAAESLPGINTGGSPGNPATFSMRGFTDGQITILHNGLYLGPSNMTNRPQNTFNLQSVEVLKGPASVIYGQGAVGGAVNVTNKAPTFGPAQYEALLGASSYGGRVFGVGAGGGINDDWAYRADISRVSSDGYVHGADSSALNATVSLLWHPREDISAQFSLDYAKDQPSTYFGTPLVPADVARNPINGILRAPNGEVVDGATRRNNYNVADASIDSRQVWPQAYLKWKVSDAVTLQNMAYYFHADRRWLNSESYSYNAQTNLIDRDRFFVYHDQALWGNQTSATFDHRIAGLNNRLVVGLDYSRLDFVRNRGFPDGDSVALDTRDPTGTFGERVRRRSPTTWTNAALFFEDALDVTDKAKLVLGGRYEYLDLDRKNFGPDGEFQPASSFSRTYRPANGRVGLVYALTPAITPYASYTTATDPAGSNIFIVNAGQDFALSKSRQAEVGIKAAMADQRLSGTLAVYDIKRNNILALTAQDALSNIGRQTSRGFELSIDAQLTSQWSANANYAYVDAEYAQFIDSNSGLDASGNRPTNVPKSVFNAWTSVRNVAGLPLELGASVRHVGTRYGNLANTLRLESYTLTSAYATYDVSSEVSLSLHADNLFNTNYVQWADVFYPGQVILGLPRTVELSLHARF
- a CDS encoding DUF3088 family protein: MSNPLMCDTLFLAEAAFTVDGDGPFYCGDCIAIEGLLSLAPAIADGLEIRRLAFPRPRQVLVDLLGEQHQSLPVLVLAAADAAAAASKPVGHYRVIDDEAAIRAYLSQRFGVARQR
- the ftrA gene encoding transcriptional regulator FtrA, encoding MPTSRRRARRDGLPPLVVVVAYDQLGLFEFGITTEIFGLPRPEVGPGWYRFAIAAAEPGPLRALGGLRLEVDGGLDLLDAAHTIIVPSWRDTSTPAPGALIKALQRAHKRKTRIVSICAGAFVLAQAGLLHGRRATTHWRNAEMLANHYPQITVEPGVLYVDEGDILTSAGSAAGIDLCLHIVRADFGPAVANQVAKRLVMPVHRDGGQAQFIDRPVPPIHESARLGPLLDRIAQDLTANHSVDALADAAGMSRRTFLRRFQATTGMSPGKWIVNERLNRAREMLETSGADIEQIATRCGFGSTETLRHHFRRALALSPTQYRRVFAGHRGAGEAP